One Haemorhous mexicanus isolate bHaeMex1 chromosome 9, bHaeMex1.pri, whole genome shotgun sequence DNA segment encodes these proteins:
- the LOC132330836 gene encoding biotin-dependent 3-methylcrotonyl-coenzyme A carboxylase beta1 subunit-like, with translation MWSPVALCALGRRRPGPSVPLQPLTRLLQREYREKALTRLLQREYREKAPTRLLQREYREKAPTRLLQREYREKAPTRLLQREYREKAPTRLLQREYREKAPTHLLQREYREKALTRLLQREYREKAPTHLLQREYRELPLPGQGWGRTQHLPPHRFLSNKPKSRHHPKTFPVLDGRVPAMYRHVFQENLRNSEAVIKRYSELLERVKEGGGEDAILRHTQRNKKVFVRERLRLLLDDADFLELSPLAGLHMPYGNVPAAGCLTGIGRICGIWCVFIASDATVKGGTIYPIGVKKQLRAQEIAMENRLLSVHLVDSGGAFLPLQSELFPDKLHGGRVFYNEAIMSAMGIPQVAVVCGSCVAGGAYVPTMAEESVIIDKIGTLFLAGPPLVKAATGEDVSPEELGGARLHSQVSGCSDHFAPSEEEAYECIRNVVCTLNCEPVPEQDREPDSPLYSPEELLGLAPLGYSCTLPVKLILSRLLDGSRFQEFKATYGTTLVTGFGHVEGHLVGIVASNGDLAHDAALKGSHFVQLCGQRGIPILFLQNTAPQPAGPASISQAEAHSNRLKAQASMMAAVACAAVPKITIVIGGCFGSDSYVMCGRSFSPNFLFLWPNARVGLVDSQHFPTVPPAGDWTGEELELKQLKAKLEEESSAFYSSARLWDDGIILPQDTRKVIAQCLEIMEQKKYQAVSPRPHPIIRM, from the exons ATGTGGAGCCCGGTCGCGCTGTGCGCCCTGGGCCGGCGGCGCCCCGGGCCCTCCGTGCCGCTGCAGCCCCTGACCCGCCTGCTCCAGAGGGAATATCGGGAGAAAGCCCTGACCCGCCTGCTCCAGAGGGAATATCGGGAGAAAGCCCCGACCCGCCTGCTCCAGAGGGAATATCGGGAGAAAGCCCCGACCCGCCTGCTCCAGAGGGAATATCGGGAGAAAGCCCCGACCCGCCTGCTCCAGAGGGAATATCGGGAGAAAGCCCCGACCCGCCTGCTCCAGAGGGAATATCGGGAGAAAGCCCCGACCCACCTGCTCCAGAGGGAATATCGGGAGAAAGCCCTGACCCGCCTGCTCCAGAGGGAATATCGGGAGAAAGCCCCGACCCACCTGCTCCAGAGGGAATATCGGGAGCTGCCGCtgccggggcagggctggggaaggacacAGCACCTGCCTCCCCACCGGTTTTTAAGCAATAAACCCAAATCCAGGCACCATCCCAAAACATTCCCAGTTCTAGACGGACGTGTCCCTGCCATGTACCGACATGTGTTCCAAGAGAATTTAAGGAACAGCGAGGCTGTGATTAAAAG GTACtcggagctgctggagagggtgaaggaaggagggggagaagaCGCCATCCTGCGGCACACGCAGCGCAACAAGAAGGTGTTCGTGCGGGAGCgcctgcggctgctgctggacGATGCGGATTTCCTGGAGCTGTCCCcgctggcagggctgcacatGCCCTACGGGAATGTCCCTGCGGCCGGCTGCCTCACGG GAATTGGCAGAATCTGTGGGATCTGGTGTGTCTTCATTGCAAGTGATGCCACTGTGAAAGGAGGAACCATTTACCCCATTGGAGTGAAAAAGCAATTGAGAGCCCAGGAGATTGCCATGGAGAACAGGCTGCTGTCTGTGCACCTGGTGGACAGTGGGGGAGCCTTCCTACCCCTGCAG tCAGAGCTGTTTCCTGACAAGCTGCATGGTGGCAGGGTTTTCTACAACGAGGCAATCATGTCTGCCATGGGAATCCCTCAG gtggCTGTGGTGTGTGGCTCCTGTGTGGCTGGAGGTGCCTACGTGCCCACCATGGCCGAGGAATCCGTGATCATTGATAAAATTGGGACACTGTTCCTTGCTGGGCCACCCCTGGTGAAAGCTGCCACAGGAGAAGATGTCTCTCCTGAGGAGCTTGGAGGAGCCAGGCTTCACTCACA AGTCAGTGGCTGCAGTGACCATTTTGCACCCTCAGAAGAGGAGGCCTATGAGTGCATCCGTAACGTTGTCTGTACCTTAAACTGTGAGCCAGtgccagagcaggacagggagccTGACAGTCCCTTGTACAGCCCTGAGGAGCTCCTGGGCCTGGCACCACTGGGTTACAGCTGCACTCTTCCTGTCAAACTG ATCCTGAGCCGGCTGCTGGATGGAAGCAGATTCCAGGAATTCAAGGCTACTTATGGGACAACGTTAGTGACAGGATTTGGCCATGTGGAAGG GCACTTGGTGGGGATAGTGGCCAGCAATGGGGACCTGGCTCACGATGCTGCTCTCAAGGGCAGTCACTTTGTCCAGCTCTGTGGCCAGAGGGGAATTCCCATCCTCTTCCTCCAAAACACTgctccacagccagcagggcctgCAAGCATCTCACAG GCAGAAGCTCATTCCAACAGGCTGAAGGCCCAGGCCTCCATGATGGCTGCAgttgcctgtgctgctgttcccaaAATAACCATTGTCATTGGAGGCTGTTTTGGGAGTGACAGCTACGTCATG TGTGGGAGATCATTCAGTCCAAACTTTCTGTTCCTGTGGCCCAATGCAAGAGTTGGTCTTGTGGATTCTCAACATTTCCCCACAGTTCCACCAGCTGGGGACTGGACAGGAGAGGAACTGGAGCTAAAACAGCTGAAGGCAAA GCTAGAGGAAGAAAGCAGTGCCTTTTACtcctctgccaggctctgggatgATGGGATCATTCTACCTCAAGACACCAGGAAG gtGATTGCCCAGTGCTTGGAGATCATGGAACAGAAGAAGTACCAGGCTGTGTCTCCCCGTCCCCATCCCATCATCAGGATGTAA